A single Anatilimnocola floriformis DNA region contains:
- a CDS encoding WD40 repeat domain-containing protein has translation MHTTSSFALKFLSVAVIAGYHLTSAVAQPPELATEKKFAFEKQVVRQMELNEQGNLLVIVSSANDFGSDGLLQVWDIEKEKKVREQKVASRQVAISPDGQWVACLAESGKLVVQGTSDGKQRYELTKLASLKALRFVAEGRGLVAFGTAKYEGPSSLAAWKMEDGAQAFARTVDEPDVYSACIFSDGQTVALGTKGADVIVVKTSGAQQQRRVFIEDKKNLDMEGLAVSADGQILISSLYSQPRVVSDVQTGKKVKTLNWSSFRPTMEIFPDAKTVALLPGLGRFVLLVDIATDKQVGSLVGPSPDMFGQPPREFALSGNGRRLVAWDDKEELLLVWNTEKFAGQATAK, from the coding sequence ATGCACACTACTTCTTCTTTCGCGCTAAAGTTCTTGAGTGTTGCCGTCATCGCCGGCTACCACTTGACGAGCGCCGTGGCCCAGCCACCGGAACTGGCGACGGAAAAGAAGTTCGCATTTGAAAAACAAGTAGTGCGGCAAATGGAACTCAACGAGCAAGGCAACCTGCTCGTCATTGTTAGCAGTGCGAATGACTTCGGCTCGGATGGACTGCTGCAAGTCTGGGACATCGAGAAAGAAAAGAAGGTTCGCGAACAGAAAGTCGCCTCGCGACAGGTTGCCATTTCACCCGACGGTCAGTGGGTTGCCTGCCTTGCAGAGTCAGGCAAGTTAGTGGTGCAAGGGACCAGCGATGGCAAGCAGCGCTACGAGCTTACAAAGCTTGCCAGCTTGAAGGCCCTCCGTTTTGTTGCTGAGGGGCGGGGGCTGGTCGCGTTTGGTACTGCAAAATATGAAGGTCCCAGCTCATTGGCTGCTTGGAAAATGGAAGATGGTGCGCAAGCCTTCGCTCGCACCGTCGATGAGCCTGACGTTTACTCCGCCTGCATTTTTTCCGACGGTCAAACGGTGGCACTTGGCACCAAGGGTGCTGACGTGATCGTCGTCAAGACTTCCGGCGCCCAGCAACAGCGGCGCGTGTTCATTGAGGATAAAAAGAATCTGGATATGGAAGGGCTGGCTGTTTCAGCGGATGGCCAAATCCTCATTTCCAGCCTCTACTCACAGCCTCGTGTTGTCTCCGACGTGCAAACTGGAAAGAAAGTCAAAACACTTAACTGGTCAAGTTTTCGCCCTACCATGGAAATTTTCCCGGACGCAAAGACGGTTGCGCTGCTTCCGGGATTAGGGCGCTTTGTGCTGCTGGTGGATATTGCAACCGACAAGCAGGTTGGCAGTCTCGTTGGCCCCTCGCCCGACATGTTCGGACAACCTCCGAGGGAATTTGCCTTAAGCGGAAATGGGCGTCGCCTGGTCGCTTGGGACGACAAGGAGGAGCTTCTCTTGGTCTGGAACACTGAAAAATTCGCAGGCCAAGCGACGGCGAAGTAG
- a CDS encoding tetratricopeptide repeat protein: MSCTRLLISFAVCAALTTFVSAQQPNSLRPARTAPTEAKPQGTPVEISPAKAIARQMADAYALSKTAKTVDEYSSIIENCERVLAEQTSEETIKYAKQLASWGYNRRGEAFAQQATELIEKGEERKANDLDALALEDFQQAITLDSTKWKAYHNRGVSLGLHGKVEEALADFDQALKLKPDHVNGWFNRAEIKSQLGRYAEAISDYSQVLKLKPDDHGSLVGRAAARRHVGKLDDALKDISHALQIQADYAPAYYERAEIEMGLGQWQSAAEDYRTAARTDNRMGRAFRGVAWLMATCPELKFRNSKLALEAAEKAIDLDGDDDYRTLDVYAAAQANMGQFEQAQATLQKAIQLAPQEAQAALQARLRLYANKQAYREPVRQAAAPANLPR; the protein is encoded by the coding sequence ATGAGTTGCACACGCTTGCTCATTTCGTTCGCGGTCTGCGCTGCGCTAACTACATTCGTCAGCGCGCAGCAGCCCAACTCGCTGCGACCCGCGCGCACCGCTCCCACCGAAGCCAAGCCGCAGGGCACGCCGGTGGAGATCAGCCCGGCCAAAGCGATTGCCCGGCAAATGGCCGATGCCTATGCTCTGTCGAAGACGGCGAAGACCGTCGATGAGTACAGCAGCATCATCGAAAACTGCGAGCGAGTACTCGCCGAGCAAACTAGCGAAGAGACAATCAAGTACGCCAAGCAACTCGCTTCGTGGGGCTACAACCGCCGCGGCGAAGCGTTTGCCCAGCAAGCAACAGAGCTGATCGAAAAGGGTGAGGAACGCAAAGCCAACGACCTCGATGCGTTGGCCCTCGAAGACTTTCAGCAAGCGATTACGCTCGACAGCACCAAGTGGAAGGCTTATCACAATCGCGGCGTGAGCCTCGGTTTGCATGGCAAGGTGGAAGAGGCGCTCGCCGATTTCGATCAGGCGCTGAAACTCAAGCCCGATCATGTGAACGGCTGGTTCAATCGGGCCGAGATCAAGTCGCAGCTCGGCCGCTATGCTGAGGCCATCAGCGACTACTCGCAAGTGCTGAAGCTCAAGCCCGATGATCACGGCAGCCTGGTGGGTCGTGCTGCAGCACGGCGACATGTGGGCAAACTCGATGACGCACTGAAAGACATCTCGCACGCGCTGCAGATTCAAGCTGACTATGCTCCTGCCTATTACGAACGGGCCGAAATCGAAATGGGGCTCGGCCAATGGCAGTCTGCGGCGGAAGACTATCGCACGGCGGCTCGCACCGACAACCGCATGGGTCGAGCCTTTCGCGGAGTCGCCTGGCTGATGGCGACTTGCCCTGAGCTGAAGTTCCGCAATTCGAAGCTGGCTCTCGAAGCAGCAGAGAAAGCCATCGATCTCGATGGCGACGACGATTACCGCACTCTCGATGTGTATGCCGCGGCGCAGGCCAACATGGGGCAGTTTGAACAAGCCCAAGCCACGCTACAAAAGGCCATTCAACTCGCGCCGCAAGAGGCACAGGCCGCGCTGCAGGCTCGCCTGCGATTGTATGCAAACAAGCAAGCCTATCGCGAACCGGTCCGGCAGGCTGCTGCACCGGCGAACCTGCCGCGATAG
- a CDS encoding polyprenol monophosphomannose synthase has product MPLTAAMSDTENSVASRSPRTLVSVATYNELENLPLLVDEIFAVAPQVDILVIDDNSPDGTGKWADEKSHGDERVHVLHRAGKLGLGTATIAAMQYAIDHEYDYLLNLDADFSHHPRYIPAMLAGMDNADVMIGSRYCPGGGVKDWPLKRRLMSQCVNFYARTSLGLSPKDCSGAYRCFRVSTLAKLDFSRIRSRGYSFQEEILWHLKRVGARFDETPIIFADRERGQSKINSKEALAALWIIFRMGVKNWVGV; this is encoded by the coding sequence ATGCCTCTCACTGCCGCGATGTCCGACACCGAAAACTCCGTCGCCAGCCGTTCGCCGCGCACGCTGGTCAGCGTGGCGACCTACAACGAGCTCGAAAATCTGCCGTTGCTGGTCGACGAAATTTTCGCCGTCGCGCCGCAGGTCGACATTCTGGTTATCGACGACAACTCTCCCGATGGCACGGGTAAGTGGGCCGACGAAAAGTCGCATGGCGATGAGCGGGTGCATGTGCTGCATCGGGCCGGCAAGTTGGGCCTCGGCACGGCGACCATCGCCGCGATGCAATATGCCATCGACCACGAGTACGACTATCTGCTAAATCTCGACGCCGATTTTAGCCATCACCCTCGCTACATTCCCGCCATGCTCGCCGGCATGGACAACGCCGACGTGATGATCGGCTCGCGCTATTGCCCCGGCGGCGGTGTGAAAGATTGGCCACTCAAACGCCGGCTAATGAGCCAGTGCGTCAACTTCTACGCTCGCACCTCGCTGGGACTCTCGCCCAAGGATTGCAGCGGCGCGTATCGGTGCTTTCGCGTTTCGACGCTCGCCAAACTCGACTTCAGCCGCATCCGCAGCCGCGGCTATTCGTTTCAAGAAGAGATTCTTTGGCACCTGAAAAGGGTCGGTGCTCGCTTCGACGAAACGCCGATTATTTTCGCCGATCGTGAACGAGGCCAGTCGAAGATCAACAGCAAAGAAGCGCTCGCCGCACTTTGGATCATCTTCCGCATGGGCGTGAAGAATTGGGTCGGAGTTTGA
- a CDS encoding TlpA family protein disulfide reductase, whose product MAVRSRLAWLVLGMMLAGGLTGCGGDGQPVTAEKSKFRPAEETVGLPPTDVPRGLPTGNSGENQPADQKLIIEKSAGTTPPAVAENGGKQPPATPNEKGTPETPAAPAGGKEVTVSQEVKQMVVMIQEMVETPPPGNNENEQLTNLAKRQAMIVELSQRILAANAHPQVNDFALGSAAQALRMLGELGDPSAPMRMATFAKAVAASPNADIARKGRLMLFNGNVSAQLAAKKVDAPAILKELEKLLADDAGDQDVLMIASEVCQVLGDRGYRDEAVKGMRAIAAAYKDHKSEQLAAAGKMHEYSANLIELNVRGLLKDVLAKKPDANEKLLTGVQGLLTETSPSPAYIQAIVDIISQLEKSGHEELAKQFLGIFETGYAKHENAEITKFIARYAEMTRKRFAMVGQPFAASAVSIEGKDKPGVPLDLQAMKGKVLLVCCWRTDIESARNDLPVLRQTTEKLQPQGLEVISLVLDTQLAELQTVLQFNRSFIPWTVYVSPDVAKGEKFQDWHESSLAKELNLFGLPLYILVDKEGKVDSLHYKLDSEKLGLRLKELLGLPEVPKFEFQPPPPLSIDNPTIPKAEPTPSNAPSAGPPAPQPPTPPAPAVPAPAASEPKITEPKAAEPNKQGSLIPDLRQIDRQLAGLFSPFGLLSVLAADEPAPAAEANPYLAKPDLTANQLNDWIERMLDKPKTIQSRPGFSAAIAEACDRILADKTAKENAQLVAIENKLAILHRAACDGDEKADQQLAAFVATLKDDARPRIARQTSFFQEERKVLDASDAKPEEITSLLKELQDFYGKEKLAAKHLRMASGTVDLINKLEDGDAREKHFSEFGAVFAKSSDKELARYGKKLAKKPETKESDLVGKPLELGGNTADDKAFVWEKYRGKVVIVDFWATWCGPCRKEMPNVKAFRDQHKDQGFEIVGVSVDKDLEALAAYLQENQIPWETLAGDEAGELAEKYGVRGIPTMMLVDQKGIVVAVAHNIAALAPQAEKLLAK is encoded by the coding sequence ATGGCAGTTCGCTCGCGTTTGGCGTGGCTGGTTTTGGGCATGATGCTGGCTGGCGGACTGACTGGCTGCGGCGGCGATGGCCAACCCGTAACGGCCGAAAAATCGAAGTTTCGCCCGGCCGAAGAAACCGTCGGGTTGCCGCCAACGGATGTGCCGCGAGGATTGCCCACCGGCAATAGCGGCGAGAATCAGCCTGCCGATCAAAAGCTGATTATCGAAAAAAGTGCGGGCACGACGCCTCCCGCCGTAGCCGAAAACGGCGGCAAGCAACCGCCGGCCACTCCGAACGAAAAGGGAACTCCCGAAACGCCAGCCGCTCCGGCCGGCGGCAAGGAAGTTACCGTCTCGCAAGAAGTGAAGCAGATGGTGGTGATGATTCAGGAGATGGTCGAAACGCCTCCGCCCGGAAATAACGAAAACGAGCAACTGACTAATCTGGCCAAACGGCAAGCCATGATCGTCGAGCTGTCGCAACGAATCCTGGCCGCCAATGCCCATCCGCAAGTCAACGACTTCGCGTTGGGCAGTGCCGCTCAAGCTCTCCGCATGCTGGGCGAGCTCGGCGATCCCTCGGCCCCCATGCGCATGGCTACCTTCGCCAAGGCAGTGGCCGCGAGCCCCAACGCCGACATCGCCCGCAAAGGCCGGCTGATGCTTTTCAACGGCAACGTCTCCGCCCAGTTGGCTGCGAAGAAGGTCGATGCTCCCGCCATTCTGAAAGAGCTCGAAAAGCTGCTGGCCGACGACGCTGGCGATCAAGATGTGCTGATGATCGCCAGTGAGGTTTGCCAAGTGCTGGGCGATCGCGGCTATCGCGACGAAGCGGTGAAGGGAATGCGGGCTATCGCCGCGGCTTACAAAGACCACAAAAGCGAACAGCTGGCCGCTGCCGGCAAGATGCATGAATACTCGGCTAACTTGATCGAGCTCAACGTGCGCGGCCTGCTCAAAGATGTGCTCGCCAAAAAGCCGGATGCCAATGAAAAGCTCCTCACTGGCGTGCAAGGATTGTTAACGGAAACGAGCCCAAGCCCTGCTTATATCCAAGCCATCGTCGATATTATTTCGCAGCTCGAAAAGAGCGGCCATGAAGAGCTGGCCAAGCAGTTTCTCGGTATTTTCGAGACCGGCTATGCGAAGCACGAAAATGCGGAGATCACGAAGTTCATCGCTCGCTACGCCGAGATGACCCGCAAGCGATTTGCCATGGTCGGCCAACCGTTTGCGGCTTCGGCCGTCAGCATCGAAGGCAAAGACAAGCCCGGCGTGCCGCTCGATTTGCAGGCGATGAAGGGGAAAGTGCTGCTCGTTTGCTGCTGGCGGACCGACATCGAATCGGCCCGCAACGATCTGCCGGTGTTGCGGCAAACTACGGAGAAGCTGCAGCCGCAAGGACTCGAAGTGATCAGCCTCGTGCTCGATACGCAGCTTGCCGAATTGCAAACCGTGCTGCAATTCAATCGCTCGTTCATTCCTTGGACCGTGTATGTTTCGCCCGACGTCGCCAAGGGGGAGAAGTTTCAAGACTGGCACGAAAGCAGTCTAGCCAAGGAACTGAATCTGTTCGGCCTGCCGCTATACATTCTGGTCGACAAGGAAGGCAAAGTGGATTCGCTCCACTACAAGCTCGACTCGGAAAAGCTCGGTCTGCGGTTGAAGGAACTGTTGGGATTGCCCGAAGTGCCGAAGTTCGAATTCCAACCGCCGCCGCCATTGTCGATTGATAATCCCACGATTCCCAAGGCCGAACCGACGCCAAGTAACGCGCCGTCGGCTGGGCCACCGGCGCCGCAGCCGCCAACTCCACCGGCTCCTGCTGTTCCTGCGCCCGCTGCGTCTGAGCCAAAAATCACTGAACCAAAAGCTGCCGAGCCGAATAAGCAAGGGAGTTTGATTCCGGATCTGCGGCAGATCGATCGGCAGTTGGCCGGGCTCTTTTCGCCCTTTGGTTTGCTTTCGGTCCTCGCTGCCGACGAACCCGCGCCGGCTGCCGAGGCGAATCCTTATCTCGCCAAGCCGGATCTGACTGCGAATCAGCTCAACGATTGGATCGAGCGGATGCTCGATAAGCCGAAGACCATTCAATCGCGGCCTGGATTTTCTGCCGCCATCGCCGAGGCCTGCGACCGCATCCTGGCCGACAAAACCGCCAAGGAAAATGCGCAACTGGTGGCCATCGAGAACAAGCTCGCGATTCTCCATCGCGCGGCCTGCGACGGCGACGAAAAAGCCGATCAGCAACTGGCTGCATTCGTGGCAACGCTCAAGGATGACGCTCGGCCGCGGATCGCGCGCCAGACGTCGTTTTTTCAAGAAGAACGCAAAGTCCTCGACGCCAGCGACGCCAAGCCGGAAGAAATCACATCGCTGCTGAAAGAACTACAAGACTTCTACGGCAAGGAAAAGCTCGCCGCGAAGCATTTGCGGATGGCTTCCGGAACTGTCGATCTGATCAACAAGCTCGAAGATGGCGACGCGCGCGAAAAGCACTTCAGCGAGTTCGGCGCCGTCTTTGCCAAGAGCAGCGACAAGGAACTGGCCCGCTACGGCAAGAAGCTCGCGAAGAAACCCGAGACCAAAGAATCGGACCTCGTCGGCAAACCGCTCGAGCTCGGCGGCAACACTGCGGACGACAAAGCCTTTGTCTGGGAGAAGTACCGCGGCAAGGTCGTGATCGTTGACTTCTGGGCTACCTGGTGCGGCCCCTGCCGCAAAGAAATGCCGAACGTCAAAGCATTCCGCGATCAGCACAAGGACCAAGGCTTCGAAATCGTCGGCGTGAGTGTCGACAAGGATCTGGAAGCGTTGGCCGCATACCTGCAAGAAAACCAAATCCCTTGGGAAACACTCGCCGGCGACGAAGCGGGCGAACTGGCGGAAAAGTACGGCGTGCGCGGCATTCCCACGATGATGCTCGTCGATCAAAAAGGCATCGTCGTCGCAGTGGCCCACAACATCGCCGCGCTCGCGCCGCAGGCCGAGAAGCTGCTCGCAAAGTAG
- a CDS encoding DinB family protein — translation MSESELSTTIAAGFGHYFHDFARRVRTMASNLTDDQFWAKPYPYGNSFGNIVLHLIGNLSYYIGTQIEHTGYVRDRDSEFAIVQQGRKKDEILAELDETVAMVIRSLGNQADNDWSRQYVAQGVDDVPDRFSIYLRCCVHFHHHIGQMTYLMKEWAHRAT, via the coding sequence ATGTCAGAGAGCGAGCTTTCCACAACCATCGCCGCCGGTTTCGGCCATTACTTTCACGACTTTGCGCGTCGTGTGCGCACGATGGCCAGCAACCTTACGGACGATCAGTTCTGGGCAAAACCGTATCCGTATGGGAACAGTTTTGGCAACATAGTTTTGCACTTGATCGGAAATTTGAGTTACTACATAGGTACGCAGATCGAACACACCGGCTATGTGCGCGACCGCGATAGCGAGTTTGCCATTGTCCAGCAGGGGCGGAAGAAAGACGAGATACTGGCGGAACTCGACGAAACCGTTGCGATGGTCATTCGCTCGCTCGGCAATCAGGCCGATAACGACTGGTCACGCCAGTACGTTGCACAAGGTGTAGACGATGTGCCCGACCGCTTCAGCATCTACCTACGCTGCTGCGTTCACTTTCATCATCACATTGGGCAGATGACGTATTTGATGAAGGAATGGGCTCACCGGGCGACGTAG
- a CDS encoding DUF2958 domain-containing protein: protein MPKKQTPKSSQFRARNGKGMELLTTELLKVLPLPDAVANPNDPMVFAKLFLAIGSWTMWVTSYDPKSRLLFGVVDHIEVEYGPVPIDELLKFTDFDGSLGFERSTSFSARPLTQCIKRSKAS, encoded by the coding sequence ATGCCTAAAAAGCAAACGCCAAAGTCATCGCAGTTCCGCGCACGGAATGGAAAGGGGATGGAACTTCTCACCACCGAACTTCTCAAGGTCTTGCCACTTCCCGACGCTGTCGCCAACCCAAATGACCCGATGGTATTCGCGAAATTGTTCCTGGCCATCGGCTCATGGACGATGTGGGTCACATCATACGATCCGAAGTCTCGACTGCTGTTTGGCGTGGTGGACCATATCGAAGTCGAATACGGCCCAGTCCCGATTGACGAACTGCTGAAGTTCACAGACTTCGACGGGTCGCTAGGGTTCGAGCGAAGTACTTCTTTCAGCGCTAGACCGCTGACTCAGTGCATCAAACGCAGTAAGGCCAGCTAG
- a CDS encoding class II fumarate hydratase, giving the protein MTQFRVERDSMGEVQVPAQAYYASQTQRAVENFPVSGWPLPPALVHALGLVKYACGVANRDLGKLTKTGKNKLNDEQVAAMLSACREVAAGKFDKEFPIDVFQTGSGTSSNMNTNEVIANRAIEILGGDRFAKDKPVHPNDHVNMGQSTNDIFPTAIHVSVAMQIKNDLIPALQRFHDELKKKAVEWDKIIKIGRTHLADATPLRLGQEIGGFARQLELSLERAQAAIKAVLELPAGGTAVGTGINTHPEFGHRVAAELAKETGIPFIEAVNHFEGNAQRDGLVECHGQLRTIAMTLFNVSNNIRWLGSGPRCGFYEIKLPDRQPGSSIMPGKVNPVMCESMMQVAARVMGNDQTITFSGATGGQFQLNIMMPVMGQTTLESIALLAGATRAFVDFCAIEMEANPEACEASVEKSLSMVTSLNPHIGYEKAAAIAKQAFKSNKTVRELCREEGILPETTLKEALDPWSMTEPQA; this is encoded by the coding sequence ATGACTCAATTCCGCGTTGAACGCGATTCGATGGGCGAGGTTCAGGTTCCGGCGCAGGCGTATTACGCCTCGCAAACGCAGCGGGCCGTCGAGAATTTTCCGGTCTCCGGTTGGCCGTTGCCGCCGGCGCTCGTGCATGCCCTCGGCCTAGTGAAGTATGCCTGCGGCGTGGCCAATCGCGACCTCGGGAAGCTCACAAAGACCGGCAAAAATAAGCTGAACGACGAACAGGTCGCGGCGATGCTCAGCGCTTGCCGCGAAGTGGCGGCGGGGAAATTCGACAAGGAATTTCCGATCGACGTCTTTCAGACGGGCTCGGGAACGTCGAGCAATATGAACACCAACGAGGTGATCGCCAACCGCGCGATCGAAATCCTCGGCGGCGATCGCTTTGCCAAGGACAAGCCGGTCCATCCCAACGATCACGTTAACATGGGGCAGAGCACCAACGATATTTTCCCCACGGCGATTCACGTGTCGGTGGCGATGCAGATCAAGAACGATCTCATCCCCGCGCTGCAGCGTTTTCATGATGAGCTGAAGAAAAAAGCGGTCGAGTGGGACAAGATCATCAAGATCGGCCGGACGCACTTAGCCGACGCGACTCCGTTGCGATTGGGGCAGGAGATTGGCGGTTTTGCGCGGCAGCTCGAGCTGTCGCTTGAGCGCGCTCAAGCAGCGATCAAAGCAGTGCTGGAGCTTCCCGCCGGTGGCACCGCAGTCGGCACGGGCATCAACACGCATCCGGAATTCGGCCATCGCGTGGCTGCGGAACTCGCCAAGGAAACGGGCATTCCTTTCATCGAAGCGGTGAACCACTTCGAAGGGAACGCGCAGCGCGATGGCTTGGTGGAATGCCACGGCCAACTGCGCACGATCGCGATGACGCTGTTCAACGTCAGCAACAATATTCGGTGGCTGGGCTCGGGCCCGCGCTGCGGTTTCTATGAAATCAAGCTGCCCGATCGCCAGCCCGGCAGCTCGATCATGCCGGGTAAGGTAAACCCGGTGATGTGCGAAAGCATGATGCAAGTCGCCGCCCGCGTAATGGGGAACGATCAAACGATCACCTTCAGCGGTGCAACCGGTGGCCAGTTCCAGTTGAACATAATGATGCCCGTGATGGGGCAAACGACGCTCGAGAGCATCGCCCTGCTCGCCGGCGCCACGCGGGCCTTTGTCGATTTCTGCGCAATCGAAATGGAAGCGAACCCCGAAGCCTGCGAGGCCTCGGTGGAGAAGAGCCTGTCGATGGTGACGAGCCTGAACCCACACATCGGCTACGAGAAGGCAGCGGCCATTGCCAAGCAAGCCTTCAAGAGCAACAAGACGGTGCGCGAACTCTGCCGCGAAGAAGGGATCCTGCCCGAAACGACGCTGAAGGAAGCGCTCGATCCTTGGAGCATGACCGAACCGCAGGCATAA